A DNA window from Onthophagus taurus isolate NC chromosome 1, IU_Otau_3.0, whole genome shotgun sequence contains the following coding sequences:
- the LOC139432607 gene encoding tigger transposable element-derived protein 1-like: MSRRTFIARDEKVFPGFKAAKGRLMLMLRRNTASDCKLKPLLVYRSENPRALKNKYKSGLPVIWKSNQKAWVTASLFEDWFRNHFVPEVERYCSSKNIAFNMILLLIIDNAPGHSAANLMNYDPRVKVMFLPPNTTSLLQSIYQGVIKRFKAYYTRRSFRRLNESMNHDNLYVKKKEIINKRIVGRRFNENIYRPCNNNSQIVTYRDNSMEIVLLPPNITSLIQPMDQGVIANFKAHYLRRTFQRLIDKTKGGNKETILQFWKKYNILDVIGFRGHWARIN, from the exons ATGTCGCGAAGAACTTTTATTGCACGTGATGAAAAGGTGTTTCCAGGATTTAAAGCAGCAAAAGGTCGATTAATGCTTATGCTCCGTAGAAACACTGCTAGCGATTGTAAATTGAAACCATTGTTGGTGTATCGATCTGAAAACCCCAGAgccctaaaaaataaatacaaatcaGGATTACCAGTAATTTGGAAGTCAAACCAAAAAGCTTGGGTTACTGCCTCTTTATTTGAAGACTGGTTTCGGAATCACTTTGTCCCGGAAGTTGAACGGTACTGTTCCTCTAAAAACATCGCATTTAATATGATACttctattaattattgataacgCACCTGGACACTCGGCAGCCAACCTTATGAACTATGATCCTCGCGTCAAAGTAATGTTTTTGCCCCCAAATACGACTAGTTTACTTCAATCTATTTATCAAGGtgttataaaaagatttaaagcTTATTATACTCGACGATCATTTAGACGTTTAAATGAATCTATGAATCACGACAACTTATACgttaagaaaaaagaaataataaataaaagaatcgTGGGACGAA gatttaatgaaaatatttatcgACCTTGTAATAATAACAGCCAAATTGTTACATACAGGGATAATTCAA TGGAAATAGTTTTACTACCACCCAACATTACGTCGTTAATTCAGCCAATGGACCAGggagttattgcaaattttaaggcACATTATCTTCGTCGTACATTTCAACGACTTATTGATAAAACAAAAGGTGGAaataaagaaacaattttgcaattttggaaaaaatataacatcctGGATGTCATAGGATTTAGAGGTCACTGGGCAAGAATTAACTAA